A region from the Conexibacter woesei Iso977N genome encodes:
- a CDS encoding GGDEF domain-containing protein codes for MTRARELLAVRAAIGAWVVMGLLWVLYPHLPGADRDHQTILSVAGVLALGWAGTLAVLPANRKLVILFQVGTVGSIALVPVAIAATGGSTSPLRALALLIIVYCAWFYDGKVAASALALVTTLHLLPLAYDPHAFTGQGLAVTIVLTVVFALTGALMVAARRELVAQRATARAEALHDPLTELANRRALYACLERRAQGRRGTDRLGIVLIDLDGFKQVNTIHGHHGGDAALTAAARALRNAARDTDLVARLGGDEFAIVLPDADPAVVHAVAQRAIVAVTAAAEALELQGITLGASAGIAMHPDDASDADALLAAADAALRTAKRAGKGRVVTSAAIQVV; via the coding sequence GTGACCCGAGCGCGGGAGCTGCTCGCGGTTCGGGCTGCCATCGGTGCGTGGGTCGTGATGGGGCTGCTCTGGGTGCTGTATCCGCACCTGCCGGGCGCCGATCGCGACCACCAGACGATCCTCAGCGTCGCCGGCGTCCTCGCGCTCGGCTGGGCCGGGACGCTCGCCGTCCTGCCGGCCAACCGCAAGCTCGTGATCCTCTTCCAGGTCGGGACGGTCGGCTCGATCGCGCTGGTGCCCGTGGCGATCGCCGCGACCGGCGGCTCGACCTCGCCGCTGCGCGCCCTCGCGCTGCTGATCATCGTCTACTGCGCCTGGTTCTACGACGGCAAGGTCGCGGCCTCCGCGCTCGCGCTGGTCACGACCCTCCACCTCCTGCCGCTTGCCTACGACCCGCACGCCTTCACGGGCCAAGGCCTGGCGGTCACGATCGTCCTGACCGTCGTCTTCGCCCTCACCGGCGCCCTGATGGTCGCCGCCCGCCGCGAGCTCGTCGCCCAGCGCGCCACCGCGCGCGCCGAAGCCCTGCACGACCCGCTGACCGAGCTCGCCAACCGCCGCGCGCTCTACGCGTGCCTGGAACGGCGTGCGCAGGGGCGGCGTGGGACCGACCGGCTCGGGATCGTCCTGATCGACCTCGACGGCTTCAAGCAGGTCAACACGATCCACGGCCATCACGGGGGAGACGCGGCGCTCACCGCCGCCGCGCGCGCCCTGCGCAACGCGGCCCGCGACACCGACCTCGTCGCGCGCCTCGGCGGCGACGAGTTCGCGATCGTCCTCCCGGACGCCGACCCCGCGGTCGTCCACGCCGTCGCCCAGCGCGCGATCGTCGCCGTCACCGCCGCCGCCGAGGCCCTGGAGCTCCAGGGCATCACGCTCGGCGCGTCGGCCGGCATCGCGATGCACCCCGACGACGCGAGCGACGCCGACGCGCTCCTGGCCGCCGCCGACGCCGCGCTGCGCACCGCCAAGCGCGCCGGCAAGGGCCGCGTCGTGACCAGCGCGGCGATCCAAGTCGTCTAA
- a CDS encoding KTSC domain-containing protein, which produces MPDGKRRLHLRILRIERPAVEADPDHTRAFLPERAPRRSEPEVLRERERLALVMEPQPEPHEDIDELPADLTTGPPHRRQQRRIPCWKLHHNTPAIGIQRRILSILSAASTIVHPMTTWHPSTSAAVEAYAYDAPTETLHLRFRDGSTTYDYPCTAPLFENFLRAPSKGRFVTEILKPYAQFRGTSPRPQRGGR; this is translated from the coding sequence GTGCCGGACGGCAAGCGCCGCCTGCATCTGCGCATCCTGCGGATCGAACGCCCAGCCGTGGAAGCCGACCCAGACCACACCCGCGCCTTCCTGCCGGAGCGCGCTCCGCGGCGCAGCGAACCGGAAGTGCTGCGAGAACGCGAACGCCTCGCGCTCGTCATGGAACCGCAGCCGGAACCCCACGAAGACATCGACGAACTGCCGGCCGATCTCACCACCGGCCCGCCGCATCGCCGGCAGCAGCGCCGGATCCCCTGCTGGAAGCTCCATCACAACACCCCTGCAATCGGCATCCAGCGACGCATCCTGAGCATCCTGTCCGCCGCCTCCACCATCGTCCATCCCATGACGACCTGGCACCCGTCAACGTCCGCTGCCGTCGAGGCCTACGCCTACGACGCCCCCACCGAGACCCTCCACCTCCGCTTCCGCGACGGCTCGACGACCTACGACTACCCCTGCACCGCCCCACTCTTCGAGAACTTCCTCCGAGCACCCTCCAAAGGCCGCTTCGTGACGGAGATCCTCAAGCCCTACGCCCAATTCCGCGGCACCTCACCCCGCCCGCAGCGCGGCGGCCGCTGA
- a CDS encoding potassium channel family protein gives MYVIIAGGGKVGWNLARELIAKGNEVTLIESTRTRYLTIEQELEHAVQYGDATELWVLERAGIARADLAIAVTGDDEDNLLICQMAKEKYLCERIIARVNNPRNRSWFELLGIQPAVSATDLILRLIEHEVPSYGLVHLLDLRDEQLEIIEVEVTSSSPAAGRAVQDMHLPEGALIISLLRDGRGFVPKADTVIQADDEVLLVLDPGLEDAITAQFAPGTLDAA, from the coding sequence ATGTACGTGATCATCGCGGGCGGCGGCAAGGTGGGGTGGAACCTCGCGCGGGAGCTCATCGCCAAGGGCAACGAGGTGACGCTGATCGAGTCCACCCGGACCCGGTACCTCACGATCGAGCAGGAGCTGGAGCACGCCGTCCAGTACGGCGACGCGACCGAGCTGTGGGTGCTGGAGCGCGCCGGGATCGCCCGCGCCGACCTGGCCATCGCCGTGACCGGTGATGATGAGGACAACTTGCTCATCTGCCAGATGGCCAAGGAGAAGTACCTCTGCGAGCGGATCATCGCGCGCGTCAACAACCCGCGGAACCGGTCGTGGTTCGAGCTGCTCGGGATCCAGCCGGCCGTGAGCGCGACCGACCTGATCCTGCGCCTGATCGAGCACGAGGTGCCGTCCTACGGGTTGGTGCACCTCTTGGATCTGCGCGACGAGCAGCTGGAGATCATCGAGGTCGAGGTGACCTCGTCGTCGCCCGCCGCCGGGCGGGCGGTGCAGGACATGCACCTGCCCGAAGGCGCGCTGATCATCTCGCTGCTGCGCGACGGCCGCGGCTTCGTCCCGAAGGCCGACACGGTCATCCAGGCCGACGACGAAGTGCTGCTGGTCCTCGACCCCGGCCTCGAAGACGCGATCACCGCCCAGTTCGCACCCGGAACCCTCGACGCCGCGTAG
- a CDS encoding potassium channel family protein, with protein sequence MFILIVGAGRVGSSVARSALAAGHTVSVLDEDPLSHERLEVGMDRTWEEAGGRFTVGHGMEVDALTEAGILDADVFIASTDGDNTNLTISQIAQKHYEVEKVIVRVMDPARAAWYSEQGLHTICPTQHAIEMFTSALGEIG encoded by the coding sequence ATGTTCATCCTCATCGTCGGCGCGGGACGCGTCGGCTCCTCCGTCGCCCGATCCGCGCTGGCCGCGGGTCACACCGTCTCGGTCCTTGACGAGGACCCGCTCAGCCACGAGCGCCTCGAGGTCGGCATGGACCGGACCTGGGAGGAGGCGGGCGGGCGCTTCACGGTCGGTCACGGCATGGAGGTCGACGCGCTGACCGAGGCCGGGATCCTCGACGCCGACGTCTTCATCGCCTCGACCGACGGCGACAACACCAACTTGACGATCTCGCAGATCGCGCAGAAGCACTACGAGGTCGAGAAGGTCATCGTGCGCGTCATGGATCCGGCCCGTGCCGCCTGGTACAGCGAGCAGGGGCTGCACACGATCTGCCCGACGCAGCACGCGATCGAGATGTTCACGTCGGCGCTCGGCGAGATCGGCTAG
- a CDS encoding amino acid permease, whose protein sequence is MLGKGLGQPALFAIVYTAVASSIYFSLGVVADHALGLTPVVFLVAALFFGLAAMTYVEGAALHPERAGSTVFARYGFNELVSFIAGWAILLDYIILIAVTAFSATNYLAAFWGDLGRGSTEIIVALGIVLYVAARNIRGFSKTRVNRIGALVIADIGLQLLLIVIGLATFFNYHSLVDPIHLGVYPRWKDVIFALGVATVVFTGLESAAGLSGEVVASRGSLKRLIGSATLVVMVVYVGIALVAMTAFPVAGNATGISRFYLEAPVLGIAESFDTAWVADFFKYTISIAATATLIAASNSAMLGLSRLAYSLSRNRQIPSALGRLHPTRSTPFVLIVIAAVIAGALIVPEDLDFLVGIYAFGALLGLTIAHLSIISLRYREPDKERFYSVPLSVRFRGGSLPLPAVVGAVLSGAAWVSVVITHAGARYVGFGWMAFGLVTYVAYRRTQGKSILKRVIVPEAALKLERDELEYGSILVPLTGTPLDDDMIQTAGRLAGEDHDEGLGEEAGATIEALWIFEVPMALPIDARLPDAQLERARAALRRAKAVGEEYEGVEVATATVRARRAGAAIVEEARRRGVQAIVLAAEEPSRIRGGALLGGRGGPLDNFVGDATKYVVSKAGCEVILTAPPSSDVGIAAAADPEEHPAPAADPAPQSISAAPPLREPPA, encoded by the coding sequence GTGCTCGGCAAGGGGCTCGGCCAGCCGGCGCTGTTCGCGATCGTCTACACGGCGGTCGCGTCGTCGATCTACTTCTCGCTCGGCGTGGTCGCCGACCACGCGCTGGGGCTGACGCCGGTCGTCTTCCTGGTCGCCGCGCTGTTCTTCGGGCTGGCGGCGATGACCTACGTCGAGGGCGCGGCGCTGCACCCGGAGCGCGCGGGCTCGACGGTCTTCGCGCGCTACGGCTTCAACGAGCTGGTGTCGTTCATCGCCGGCTGGGCGATCCTGCTCGACTACATCATCTTGATCGCGGTCACCGCGTTCAGCGCCACCAACTACCTGGCGGCGTTCTGGGGCGACCTGGGGCGCGGCTCGACCGAGATCATCGTCGCGCTGGGGATCGTCCTCTACGTCGCGGCGCGCAACATCCGCGGGTTCTCGAAGACGCGCGTGAACCGGATCGGCGCGCTGGTGATCGCCGACATCGGGCTGCAGCTGCTGCTGATCGTCATCGGGCTGGCGACGTTCTTCAACTACCACTCGTTGGTCGACCCGATCCACCTCGGCGTCTACCCGAGGTGGAAGGACGTCATCTTCGCGCTGGGCGTCGCGACCGTGGTGTTCACGGGGCTGGAGTCGGCGGCGGGGCTGTCGGGTGAGGTCGTCGCTTCGCGCGGCTCGCTGAAGCGCCTGATCGGGTCCGCCACGCTGGTCGTGATGGTGGTCTACGTCGGGATCGCGCTGGTGGCGATGACGGCGTTCCCGGTGGCCGGCAACGCGACGGGGATCTCGCGCTTCTACCTGGAGGCGCCGGTCCTGGGGATCGCGGAGTCGTTCGACACCGCGTGGGTGGCGGACTTCTTCAAGTACACCATCTCGATCGCGGCGACCGCGACGCTGATCGCGGCGTCCAACAGCGCCATGTTGGGGTTGTCGCGGCTGGCGTACTCGCTGTCGCGCAACCGGCAGATCCCGAGCGCGCTGGGGCGCCTGCACCCGACGCGGTCGACGCCGTTCGTGCTGATCGTCATCGCCGCGGTGATCGCGGGCGCGCTGATCGTCCCGGAGGACCTCGACTTCCTCGTCGGCATCTACGCGTTCGGCGCGTTGTTGGGGTTGACGATCGCGCACCTGTCGATCATCTCGCTGCGCTATCGCGAGCCGGACAAGGAGCGCTTCTACAGCGTGCCGCTGTCGGTGCGGTTCCGCGGCGGGTCGCTGCCGCTGCCGGCGGTCGTGGGCGCGGTGCTGAGCGGCGCGGCGTGGGTGAGCGTCGTGATCACACACGCGGGCGCGCGGTACGTCGGGTTCGGCTGGATGGCGTTCGGGCTCGTGACGTACGTCGCGTACCGGCGCACACAGGGCAAGTCGATCCTCAAGCGCGTGATCGTGCCGGAGGCGGCGCTGAAGCTGGAGCGCGACGAGCTGGAGTACGGGTCGATCCTGGTGCCGCTGACGGGCACGCCGCTGGACGACGACATGATCCAGACCGCGGGGCGGCTCGCGGGCGAGGACCACGACGAGGGGCTGGGCGAGGAGGCCGGCGCGACGATCGAGGCGCTGTGGATCTTCGAGGTCCCGATGGCGCTGCCGATCGACGCGCGGCTCCCGGATGCGCAGCTGGAGCGCGCGCGGGCGGCGCTGCGGCGCGCCAAGGCGGTGGGCGAGGAGTACGAGGGCGTCGAGGTCGCGACGGCGACGGTCCGGGCACGGCGCGCGGGTGCGGCGATCGTCGAGGAGGCGCGGCGGCGTGGCGTCCAGGCGATCGTGCTGGCGGCCGAGGAGCCGTCGCGGATCCGGGGCGGCGCGCTGCTGGGCGGGCGCGGCGGCCCGCTGGACAACTTCGTGGGGGATGCCACCAAGTACGTGGTGTCGAAGGCGGGCTGCGAGGTCATCCTGACCGCGCCGCCGTCGAGCGACGTCGGCATCGCCGCCGCCGCGGACCCCGAAGAGCACCCGGCGCCGGCGGCCGATCCGGCGCCACAGTCGATCTCGGCGGCGCCGCCGCTGCGCGAGCCGCCCGCTTAG
- a CDS encoding APC family permease translates to MAERRLHGLQRVLGVNALFSTAYGNVGSSIYYALGLVASFALGLTPVVFVITGFIFYLTAATYAEATAMYPEAGGSSSFARHAFNEFASFFAAWAQMLNYTITIAISAFFVPHYLGGVAQVDALRHSPGDIFFTIGLIIVLSVVNVRGVKESAGVNIGLAVVDFLTQLLLVAVGIFLVFKPQVLIDNVHFGLAPTWKNFFVAIPVGMIAYTGIETISNMAEEAKDEEKTIPAAINRVVIAVFAIYSLLPMVALSALPVHQDASGKYVTQLGLPEDQGGFAGDPVLGVVKHFDLGFLQGPAEVYVGILAATILLIAANAGIIGVSRLVYSMGIHRQMPDRLRQLHPRYGTPYVGILIFGGIACIAVIPGKAEFLGNMYAFGAMLSFTIAHIAVVKLRLSQPDARRPWTGPGNFPLRGGRSLPLFAVFGGLFTLLAFIVVTALHVDVALAGISWLLLGMVIYPIYRHRQGLDLTTTTKVAIQGPVVEHEAEYESVLVALDATQPYSKGAIATAAKLAARRRRGIHLLVYMAVPQSSPIDASFPEAEAAAESIIEQARLQGGRRVTGHIEKVRLGQAGRLIVKEARALHAQAIVAPLPPRTGGTLFGKTLETVLAERPCRVIIQSDPETKPPHRPAGIAVPT, encoded by the coding sequence ATGGCCGAACGCCGACTCCATGGCCTCCAGCGCGTCCTCGGGGTCAACGCGCTCTTCTCGACCGCCTACGGCAACGTGGGCTCGTCGATCTACTACGCGTTGGGTCTCGTGGCCAGCTTCGCGCTCGGCCTCACCCCGGTGGTGTTCGTCATCACCGGCTTCATCTTCTACCTGACGGCCGCCACCTACGCCGAGGCCACGGCGATGTACCCGGAGGCCGGCGGCTCGTCGTCGTTCGCCCGCCACGCGTTCAACGAGTTCGCGAGCTTCTTCGCCGCCTGGGCGCAGATGCTCAACTACACGATCACGATCGCGATCTCCGCGTTCTTCGTGCCGCACTACCTCGGCGGCGTCGCGCAGGTCGACGCGCTGCGCCACTCGCCGGGCGACATCTTCTTCACGATCGGCCTGATCATCGTCCTGTCGGTGGTCAACGTGCGCGGCGTCAAGGAGTCCGCGGGCGTCAACATCGGCCTGGCCGTCGTCGACTTCCTGACCCAGCTGCTGCTGGTCGCGGTCGGCATCTTCCTGGTGTTCAAGCCCCAGGTGCTGATCGACAACGTGCACTTCGGCCTGGCCCCGACGTGGAAGAACTTCTTCGTCGCGATCCCGGTCGGCATGATCGCCTACACGGGGATCGAGACGATCTCGAACATGGCCGAGGAGGCCAAGGACGAGGAGAAGACGATCCCCGCGGCGATCAACCGCGTGGTGATCGCCGTGTTCGCGATCTACTCGCTGCTGCCGATGGTCGCGCTGAGCGCGCTGCCGGTCCACCAGGACGCGAGCGGCAAGTACGTCACGCAGCTCGGCCTGCCGGAGGACCAGGGCGGCTTCGCCGGTGACCCGGTGCTCGGGGTGGTCAAGCACTTCGACCTGGGGTTCCTGCAGGGACCGGCGGAGGTCTACGTCGGCATCCTGGCGGCGACGATCCTGCTGATCGCGGCCAACGCCGGGATCATCGGCGTGTCGCGGCTGGTGTACTCGATGGGCATCCACCGCCAGATGCCGGACCGCCTGCGCCAGCTGCACCCGCGCTACGGGACGCCGTACGTCGGGATCCTGATCTTCGGCGGGATCGCCTGCATCGCCGTGATCCCGGGCAAGGCGGAGTTCTTGGGCAACATGTACGCCTTCGGCGCGATGTTGTCGTTCACGATCGCGCACATCGCGGTCGTCAAGCTGCGGCTGTCGCAGCCCGACGCGCGGCGCCCGTGGACCGGGCCGGGCAACTTCCCGCTCAGGGGCGGCCGCTCGCTGCCGCTGTTCGCCGTCTTCGGCGGGCTCTTCACGCTGCTGGCGTTCATCGTCGTCACCGCGCTCCACGTCGACGTCGCGCTGGCCGGCATCAGCTGGCTGCTGCTGGGCATGGTGATCTACCCGATCTACCGCCACCGCCAGGGCCTGGACCTGACGACGACCACGAAGGTCGCGATCCAGGGGCCGGTCGTCGAGCACGAGGCGGAGTACGAGAGCGTGTTGGTGGCCTTGGACGCCACGCAGCCCTACTCGAAGGGCGCGATCGCCACGGCCGCCAAGCTCGCGGCGCGGCGCCGGCGCGGCATCCACCTGTTGGTGTACATGGCGGTGCCGCAGTCGTCGCCGATCGATGCGTCGTTCCCGGAGGCCGAGGCGGCGGCCGAGTCGATCATCGAGCAGGCGCGCCTGCAGGGCGGCCGGCGCGTGACCGGGCACATCGAGAAGGTCCGCCTCGGCCAGGCCGGGCGCCTGATCGTCAAGGAGGCGCGCGCGCTGCACGCGCAGGCGATCGTCGCGCCGCTGCCGCCGCGCACCGGCGGGACCCTGTTCGGCAAGACGCTGGAGACCGTGCTGGCCGAGCGCCCGTGCCGCGTGATCATCCAGTCCGATCCCGAGACGAAGCCGCCGCACCGGCCCGCGGGCATCGCGGTCCCCACCTGA